The following is a genomic window from Drosophila busckii strain San Diego stock center, stock number 13000-0081.31 chromosome 2L, ASM1175060v1, whole genome shotgun sequence.
AGTCTATGGCCgccagctgtggctgctgctgattcatCTGCTGCAGCAACGTTTGCACTCGTTGCACATACGcctgctgttgcacttgccgCTCCACGTTGCCGCACTTGCCCTGCGCCAGCATATTAGGTAACGTTGCCTTCATCGTATCCAACAAGGCTGCATGCTCACGCGTCACATGCAGTGCCAGGGCATCGCTATCCGCATGCAGGGCTCCACAAACAATGCAGACGAGCGTCTCATTCTGCGGAGCTGGAAGAGGAGGTGCAGCTGGAGCTGTGCTGGCGTCCATGGCATGCGCTTGAATGTGTTTATTGAGATAGGCCTGTTGGCTGTAGGCCTTGCCGCAGATGTGGCAGGGGAAGGGCTTCTCGCCGGCATGAATCTTCATGTGCACGCTCAGGCTGGAGGCTTGGGTGAAGCACTTGTCGCATAGCTTGCATTGGAATGGCTTCTCACCCGTATGGATGCGCATGTGTATGTTGAGACTGCCGGATTGGGTAAAGGAGCGATCGCAGAGCGAGCAAGTAAACGGTTTCTCGCCCATGTGGCACTTCATGTGCTGCACTAGCTCGGAGCTGGCACGGAATGCCTGACGGCAGATGGCGCATTGATAAACACGATCCAAGGTATGCATAAGCATATGCTCATCCAGCAGCGCCTCCGCCTTGAACTCGCGCTCACACTCCGGACACACAAAACTCTCGACGGGCGCCGAGTGCGATTTCtgatgcaacagcagcgagctGTAGTTAATAAAGCCCTTGTCGCACATGTGGCACTGATGTGGCTTGACCACCGCATGCGAGCGCATGTGCACCATCAGGCTGCTGGATTGGGTGAAGGCCTTGGGACAGAGCTCACACTTGTATGGCTTCTCGCCGCTGTGGATGCGTATATGCGTGTTCAAGCTGCCAATGTGGGTGAAGGTCTTTTGACAAATGGAGCATTGAAAGGGTTTGTTGGAGATATGCGAGCGCACATGCTTGGAGAGATCGCCCGCGTTTGGAAACGAGGCTTCGCAGTGTGTGCATTGAAAGCATTTCTGTCCATTGGCACTGAGCTGGGCCACAGCTGCGGCTGCGGAACTCTGCGCATCGCCCGTAACGTTCGCCTTGCTGCGGCGTCCACGACGACGCTTTATAGTTGGCGGCTCCAGGCTAAGCGTTGGCAATTGCGCTGGCATTGCTTGCGCTGCTATTGGCGCCACCACTGCTGGCATTACAGGTGTGATGCTTACCGTTGGTTGCAGCGACGGTTGCAGCAGTATAATAGAAGTGGATTCCATGGGATCCGCTGTGAGCAGCTGATACTCATTTGGCTGCAAGCCAGGCATTAGACCTGGCAGCATGCTCTGACTCTCTGTGCTGCTTTGCTGCGTGTTGGAGTCGCCgttggcgccgctgctgctgctactggtCGAggagctgctactgctgctgttgctgctgctactactatCACTGTCATCGCTTTCCGCATCGCTGTCGTCGTCGGAGTTATTATCGCTGTCCTCATCGCTGCGCGTTGTAGTGTCTACAGTAGCCTCCTCTAGCTCGCAGACTGGCTCAAATATCCAGCTGTAGTCAGTGCTATCCTCCTCGTTGGCCACAGGTGCTTCTTGAGCTGGTTGTTGTGGTGGCGATGCTTCATTCGGATGCTTCGTGTTCATATGCTGATAAAGCAACAGCGGATGCACAAAGTACTCGGCACAGCACATGCAGTGAAAGGTTAGATCTGGTGGCTCTGGTTTTGGCGGCGTTGGCGCTGGCGTCAATAGCGGCTGGCATAGTATTGGCGTTATAGTTAAGGGCAAATGATGATAGGCATTCTTTAGCTGCACTGCCATGTTTATGCAAGTTTAAggctgttaaaaataaaataagaaaaagcatgcaattatatacataactCACATTTACATGCATAGGCAGcatacacaaacatacaattatgtacatacataagctgtggtaaaaatcaatttccggttctctctctttctgtcttaCCTTTCGTAGTGTTCtcgtatttaaattagttattattaatGATTTTATGTATTAACAATGCTGGCTAATTGCCATTTAAAGACTCTGCGACTATACATGTGATTATTTAACTGCAATACAGCATTTGCTATTCAGGTTTTACAGttgcaattgtaattgtaatacTTTTTTATGTGTATTTACACATTGTTCAGCTTGTacttataacaaattgttgccacaaCTTGTGCCTTCGCCTGCtcatagtttttaatttatttatttctatttattgttgttaagcaCAAAtcacttttaaaattaaaccaaTGCTGGcacatttggcaaacaaaaggcgtccttttaaaattgttacaacaaataacaaaaaaaaacgacgCTTATTTTTATGAAGCAGTGCAGGCACGTTCATTCTGCATGATGCCAAAGCTAGTATGCAGCTCACAGCAAGTGAATTTCTTCTAAACTTATTTAAAGCCTGTCATTAgctatacaattaatatttaattaaaaataagacagttaataagcttaaatctgaatttttgttacaatttcTATTACTTTCCTAACTGAGCAGCGTACCAAGCTTGAGTTTATAGTGTTGAAAAACGTCACAAAAGTTGTGTCCCGGCATTTTCGTCGcgtgcaaaaacaaaaatttcgcgacatcaattaaatttaaggaaaacaaatataaatcgTAGTTAATTAGTCATGGCCGATAGCCCATTCCAGCCACGACGCAGCACTCTGCTGCGTCCGCCTCTAAACAGCACAACTAACTCAAATGCACACAATTTATCCATAACTTTGTTGCCAGAAGAACAAGAAATGCTGAGCAACACGAGCGCCACGGCTTTAGGACTACTAAGTCGTCTGCACCATCGCGCCAACACCACTATTAATGCCAACGATGTGAGCAACTTAAGTATGGCGGACTCATCGCTCATGCCGGACAACATGGATGATGATGCGGATCGTGGACGCAGCAAGACGGATATGTTGTTTGTGCAGTTCTTTGAAGTGCTCCAATCGCATAGTAATGATACAAACACGTTAGATGTGATTCAGCAGCTATTGCAGGCATGTCGCCAGGCAGTGGAGCAGCTGGAACAGGAGATTGAACGCGGTGTGGGCGGTGCCCAAGGCAGCAAACAGCGCGAGGCGAGCATAGAGTGGCTGAAGCTGGAAATAAACACCTGGTGTTTGCTACATGCGCTATACTATGACCGCATTCTTATGCAGACGCAGCCAGATGAGGAAATGCTGGATGGACCATCGCTTGGAGCCAGCGAAAAGGAGGTGAGTGTGGGCGTATCATTTTGAAGCTTGTACACATTGCTTTGTTGTCCCATTTACAGGTTATACAGCAGCTGTACGCCGCGAATGCGCAACTGCGTGAATATCAGTTGGTGGTGGATTGGCTGGAGAAGTCTTATGACCAGGACGCACAGACTAAAGCTTTGTATAGCCATGATCGCATGATGGCCTGGGAGAACACACTCTTTCAGCTAGAGAATCTACAGGGCGCTGCCTTTGGCCGTGGGCATGAGATATGCAAGCAGCTAGATCCCGATGCGCCAGTGCGTGAGGGCAAGCCGCTGCATGCGTTGGATATGGAGGATAATCAGCGCCTGGGACGTGCCATATTTGCTGGAGTACGCAATGGTCAGATCGACAAGGCATTGAAGCTGTGCAAGCACTATGGCCAAACCTGGCGTGCGGCTATTCTCGAAGGGTGGCGTTTGTACGAGGATCCCAACTACGAACAGGATGTGGCTGACACAGAAAAGCACGAGAAACTGCCCATTGAGGGCAATCCCAGACGCGATGTGTGGAAGCGTTGCGCCTGGATGTTGGCCGACTCCAAGAAATATGATGAATACACGCGTGCAACGGCAGGCATGTTCTGTGGTCATCTGGATGCGCTCAAGTGCCtgctaagcagcagctggcaggaTTCCCTGTGGGCACATCTCAAAGTGCAGATTGACATACGCGTGGAGAGTGAAATACGTAGTAACTGCCTGAAACGCTACCACCCCATGCCAGATGAGTATTGGAATGGCAAGATGACGCTGGAGCAGATATTCGATGAGCTAACCGTGGCCAAGGATGTTGCTGTGCGTGACTACGCACAAAGCCAGCTGGGTGTCATACAGCAGCATATAATCTTGGACTCTTGCGGAGAATTGTTGCAGCACATGTGCCGCTGGCTGGATGCGGCGCCCAAAGATGCAACGCCGGTGTCTCCGCATCAGCTGCGGATTATGGCACATATTGTGTTGTTTATGCGTGAGATTGGACGCATGGaccaacagccacagcagcagcagcaggccgAACGCATTGTGGCCGCCTACGTGGAGGTTCTCATTCAACGGGGCGAGCCACAGCCCATAGCTTACTATGCCGCCGGGTTGCCCAACAAGTTGCAGGTGCAGCTTTATGCCAAGTATCTCATGCAGCTGGATCAGAAGCGTCCACGTGAATTGGCGCTGGAGGCAGCGCTTCATGCTGGTCTGGATGTGGAGCAAATTACAAAGCATGCAGTGGAGAGCATACGCTTGGGCAACTCACCGCCCAGCGCTTTGGGCGAACCACAGACTGGCAAGATTTCAGCCACAGACAAGCGCAGGATTCAGGCGCTGGAGTATCTTACGCATCTCACCGAGCAGCGTGGGGAGCTACTCTGGCAGGCGAATGCCATGATGCGTGTGTATTTGGCCAGCAAAAAGCTTGAGTGTGTGCGTCAGGTTTTTGCCATGGTGCCAAGCGATGTGCCCACCCAGTTGATAAGCATTTATGGCAGCTTGGAACATTTGCCGCCACGCGAGGAATGCAGTCTCAAGGAGTATCTCTGCTACAAGATCTACTTAGCTGGTGTTGATCGCTTCAATGACTGGCTGCGTCTGCAACAGAAGCGTCCTCAACCACCGCAAGCGCAAACACGCAAGACGATGAGTGGTCAAGATAAGTTCACGGAGCGCATGAACGAGCAGCACAAAGAGCAGACATATCGCAACGAACTAGCACGCTGGGAGCAGCTGGTCGCAGAGCAGTCCAAGCGTAAGCTATatacttaaattataatatttgttcagctttttaacatttttaccATTTTGCAGTTACTATTGATGCTTTGTACAATGTGTTGCTATTTCCGGAAAAGGGTTGGCTAACGGATCCTTTTACCGCTAAGCAGCCGGAGAATGCAGCTGGGTTAAACTGGGATCACAGAAAGCTGCAAATGGAGAAATTACGCTCGATTTGTTTGCCGGAAAtggcgctgttgctgcacGAGGTCATGATGAAGTCCGGCGACTATGCCAGCTGCGTGCGCTTGGCGGATGAAATTGCTGACGAGCGGCGTCAGCTGTACAAGGTGTACACCAAACATAATATTGCTGAGCTGTTGTCCAAAATTGCCGAGTCATCGTTAGAACTGCTCAACACTAAGGTCGATCCCTGGGGCTATGCTATTACTGCGTAAGCAAGGCTCcacataataattatatatgtaaacatttattagatttgtgtgtaattttaaacatttattacgAAGTCATAACTTATACATAGTATTTCTAAGGGGAACGCAGCAGAGCGTGTTGGATGGGCTTAAGATTGGAACAAATCTACATATATCTTTAAGAGCTGGTCTCAGAGGTCGTGTTTTCTTCGCAGCCATTGCTATGTTTGAGCAAATACGATGCCAAAAATTGAATAGGATCTGTGGGGCGCTCGCGTGCTAATGCTTGTAAACCATGGAGCAGGACTGGTGCCACAGTTTGATCGAGATACTGGCGTGTGGGCAGCATTGGCAATGTACTAGAATCGGTTCGTGCGCTGGCGACGACAATTGCAGGCTTCTTAGCCGGTGGCGGTtgtgctgactgctgctgcggctgctgctgcggtgtATTGTTTCCCGATGTACTTGCTGGGGTTACTCCTGGAGTGCTAGCAGCACTATTGCTTGTGGTTGGAGATACTGCTGCATTTCCCGCTCCCGATGTAGTTGCTGCggcttggctgttgttgctgctgctgctgctgctcacaggGGGTGTATTGTTAGGGGATTCCTTGGCGACCTCAGCATTTGCTGTTGGTACTG
Proteins encoded in this region:
- the LOC108608267 gene encoding zinc finger protein 768; amino-acid sequence: MAVQLKNAYHHLPLTITPILCQPLLTPAPTPPKPEPPDLTFHCMCCAEYFVHPLLLYQHMNTKHPNEASPPQQPAQEAPVANEEDSTDYSWIFEPVCELEEATVDTTTRSDEDSDNNSDDDSDAESDDSDSSSSSNSSSSSSSTSSSSSGANGDSNTQQSSTESQSMLPGLMPGLQPNEYQLLTADPMESTSIILLQPSLQPTVSITPVMPAVVAPIAAQAMPAQLPTLSLEPPTIKRRRGRRSKANVTGDAQSSAAAAVAQLSANGQKCFQCTHCEASFPNAGDLSKHVRSHISNKPFQCSICQKTFTHIGSLNTHIRIHSGEKPYKCELCPKAFTQSSSLMVHMRSHAVVKPHQCHMCDKGFINYSSLLLHQKSHSAPVESFVCPECEREFKAEALLDEHMLMHTLDRVYQCAICRQAFRASSELVQHMKCHMGEKPFTCSLCDRSFTQSGSLNIHMRIHTGEKPFQCKLCDKCFTQASSLSVHMKIHAGEKPFPCHICGKAYSQQAYLNKHIQAHAMDASTAPAAPPLPAPQNETLVCIVCGALHADSDALALHVTREHAALLDTMKATLPNMLAQGKCGNVERQVQQQAYVQRVQTLLQQMNQQQPQLAAIDSAGEDEEELDYDELEEEAEATTVPQVAAATAAATEVSDEDDQELDEEEDDNDVDDDDDDDDDDDDEDDDDVDDDAVDDDVDEDEDEEEERELLNEEDMDIFYDMPGDFADMEVGCEEEVCGDFIGNDDFVVEEEVYTEQN
- the LOC108594236 gene encoding nuclear pore complex protein Nup107; this encodes MADSPFQPRRSTLLRPPLNSTTNSNAHNLSITLLPEEQEMLSNTSATALGLLSRLHHRANTTINANDVSNLSMADSSLMPDNMDDDADRGRSKTDMLFVQFFEVLQSHSNDTNTLDVIQQLLQACRQAVEQLEQEIERGVGGAQGSKQREASIEWLKLEINTWCLLHALYYDRILMQTQPDEEMLDGPSLGASEKEVIQQLYAANAQLREYQLVVDWLEKSYDQDAQTKALYSHDRMMAWENTLFQLENLQGAAFGRGHEICKQLDPDAPVREGKPLHALDMEDNQRLGRAIFAGVRNGQIDKALKLCKHYGQTWRAAILEGWRLYEDPNYEQDVADTEKHEKLPIEGNPRRDVWKRCAWMLADSKKYDEYTRATAGMFCGHLDALKCLLSSSWQDSLWAHLKVQIDIRVESEIRSNCLKRYHPMPDEYWNGKMTLEQIFDELTVAKDVAVRDYAQSQLGVIQQHIILDSCGELLQHMCRWLDAAPKDATPVSPHQLRIMAHIVLFMREIGRMDQQPQQQQQAERIVAAYVEVLIQRGEPQPIAYYAAGLPNKLQVQLYAKYLMQLDQKRPRELALEAALHAGLDVEQITKHAVESIRLGNSPPSALGEPQTGKISATDKRRIQALEYLTHLTEQRGELLWQANAMMRVYLASKKLECVRQVFAMVPSDVPTQLISIYGSLEHLPPREECSLKEYLCYKIYLAGVDRFNDWLRLQQKRPQPPQAQTRKTMSGQDKFTERMNEQHKEQTYRNELARWEQLVAEQSKLTIDALYNVLLFPEKGWLTDPFTAKQPENAAGLNWDHRKLQMEKLRSICLPEMALLLHEVMMKSGDYASCVRLADEIADERRQLYKVYTKHNIAELLSKIAESSLELLNTKVDPWGYAITA
- the LOC108594237 gene encoding protein dpy-30 homolog; this encodes MEAKAESPVPTANAEVAKESPNNTPPVSSSSSSNNSQAAATTSGAGNAAVSPTTSNSAASTPGVTPASTSGNNTPQQQPQQQSAQPPPAKKPAIVVASARTDSSTLPMLPTRQYLDQTVAPVLLHGLQALARERPTDPIQFLASYLLKHSNGCEENTTSETSS